Proteins found in one Lysinibacillus fusiformis genomic segment:
- a CDS encoding RloB family protein yields the protein MRVRHQGSRTLRKTILIYCEGETERIYFEQMRILKRSKMVSVKIKNVKRSAIKLAQHAYRDSSYQYFDEVWIVFDKDDLTDKQLEEVNQFCEEKNIHIAYTNEAFELWLLLHFEEVDSTEKYPRAVLNDKMEQHLGVSRYFRHKADEAIIAPIALRHEVAIKNCTDMMALRETESRDNPYCNIHEMIRYIF from the coding sequence GTGAGAGTACGTCATCAAGGGAGCCGAACACTGCGTAAAACCATCTTAATTTATTGTGAAGGTGAAACTGAACGCATTTATTTTGAACAAATGCGTATTTTAAAGCGATCTAAAATGGTTAGTGTCAAAATAAAAAATGTTAAACGATCAGCAATCAAGCTTGCCCAACATGCTTATCGAGATTCCAGCTATCAATACTTTGATGAGGTGTGGATTGTTTTTGATAAGGATGATCTAACCGATAAGCAATTAGAGGAAGTCAATCAATTTTGCGAGGAAAAAAATATTCATATTGCCTATACAAATGAAGCATTTGAATTGTGGTTACTGTTGCATTTTGAGGAAGTCGACAGTACAGAAAAATATCCCCGTGCTGTCTTAAATGACAAAATGGAACAGCACCTTGGTGTGAGTCGTTATTTCCGTCATAAGGCTGATGAAGCCATCATAGCCCCCATTGCATTACGACATGAGGTAGCGATTAAAAATTGCACAGACATGATGGCTCTCCGAGAAACAGAGAGCCGTGACAACCCATACTGTAACATACATGAAATGATACGATACATATTTTAA
- the ssuE gene encoding NADPH-dependent FMN reductase has product MTKAVIINGSNSKNSRVTAIHEKVENHFITQGIEVHSNYVHELPATDLLTANFSSKEIQSENEQIKEADLIVILTPIYKASYTGILKTYLDLLPQKALLDKAILPIAVGGSISHLLALEYALKPVLAVLGATSITNSVYIVDKQIIRLGEGGFAIEEEAISRLEAQLEQLQQVFIVN; this is encoded by the coding sequence ATGACAAAAGCAGTCATTATTAATGGAAGTAATTCAAAAAATTCAAGAGTTACGGCTATTCATGAAAAGGTGGAAAATCATTTCATTACACAAGGAATAGAGGTTCACTCAAATTATGTACATGAACTACCAGCTACTGATTTATTAACGGCGAATTTTTCAAGTAAGGAAATACAATCTGAAAATGAACAGATTAAGGAAGCAGATCTTATTGTCATCCTTACACCTATTTACAAAGCATCCTATACAGGTATTTTGAAGACTTACTTGGATTTGCTACCGCAAAAAGCCTTGCTTGATAAGGCTATACTACCTATAGCTGTAGGAGGGTCAATCAGCCATTTATTGGCATTGGAATATGCACTAAAGCCAGTTTTAGCTGTACTAGGAGCCACATCCATTACTAATTCTGTTTACATTGTGGATAAACAAATCATTCGTTTGGGAGAGGGTGGCTTTGCAATTGAGGAAGAGGCCATCAGCAGACTTGAAGCACAGTTAGAACAATTGCAGCAAGTATTCATTGTTAATTAA
- the lpdA gene encoding dihydrolipoyl dehydrogenase → MENFDIAIIGAGPGGYVAAIHAAKNGKTVALIERDKLGGACYNVGCIPSKILLEHSKLVQEIKRGNSWGIEVPKVEINFPRLMQRKDTIIHELLTNIERYIVSNHVTLYRGEASVAKDLTITIENETITATDIILATGSKPFVPPFEGLETSTYYTTDTFFDIEELPEQLTIIGGGVIAVEMAFSLAPLGTKVTVLNHSEDILQTEEAEARPLIREKMKKLGIELVTDFQFEKFEGNTIHTSKGSYTYENLLFATGRRPNTEIAEQLGLTFDGRLIAVNKHFETSLPNIYAIGDLVGGYQLAHSASAEGIYVVDYIVGNQPIPIDQSCIPRCVYTHPEIATFGLLEEQVKTPYTVIKMPLQTNPKALMEGNTEGFVKLISSKDNGQILGACVVADGATEMLNALLATKNAGGTAQSLAQMIFPHPTVSEHIGDVAKAVFGKAIHQ, encoded by the coding sequence ATGGAAAATTTTGATATTGCTATTATTGGAGCGGGACCAGGTGGCTATGTAGCAGCCATACATGCAGCAAAGAATGGCAAAACAGTTGCGCTAATTGAACGAGATAAATTGGGAGGAGCCTGCTATAATGTTGGCTGCATACCATCAAAGATTTTATTGGAGCATAGTAAACTTGTGCAGGAAATAAAACGGGGGAATAGCTGGGGAATAGAAGTGCCCAAAGTGGAAATTAATTTTCCTCGATTAATGCAGCGGAAAGATACGATTATTCATGAACTATTAACAAACATTGAGCGTTATATTGTCAGCAATCATGTTACTTTATATCGTGGTGAAGCTTCAGTCGCAAAGGATTTAACAATTACAATCGAGAACGAGACAATAACGGCTACAGATATTATTTTAGCCACAGGCAGTAAACCCTTTGTCCCACCATTTGAAGGGTTAGAGACATCTACCTACTATACGACAGACACATTTTTTGATATAGAAGAGCTTCCAGAACAGTTAACAATTATTGGGGGAGGGGTAATTGCAGTTGAAATGGCCTTTAGTTTAGCACCCCTCGGTACTAAGGTAACAGTGCTTAATCATAGCGAGGATATTTTACAAACGGAAGAGGCTGAAGCAAGACCGCTGATTCGAGAAAAAATGAAGAAGCTTGGTATTGAGCTTGTGACAGATTTCCAATTTGAAAAATTTGAAGGCAATACCATTCATACATCTAAAGGCTCTTATACATATGAAAACCTTTTATTTGCAACTGGACGTCGTCCGAATACAGAAATTGCAGAGCAATTAGGATTAACTTTTGATGGTCGGTTAATCGCAGTCAATAAGCATTTTGAGACAAGCCTGCCGAATATTTATGCGATTGGTGACTTAGTGGGTGGTTATCAACTTGCGCATTCTGCCAGTGCGGAGGGAATTTACGTTGTTGATTATATTGTGGGCAACCAGCCAATACCAATTGATCAATCGTGCATCCCTCGATGTGTTTATACACATCCTGAAATTGCCACATTTGGTTTATTAGAAGAGCAGGTCAAAACGCCATATACTGTAATAAAAATGCCACTGCAGACTAATCCAAAGGCATTAATGGAGGGGAATACAGAAGGCTTTGTGAAGCTAATTTCATCCAAGGATAATGGTCAAATTTTAGGTGCTTGTGTAGTAGCGGATGGTGCAACAGAAATGCTTAATGCGCTATTAGCAACAAAAAATGCTGGTGGTACCGCTCAATCACTTGCACAAATGATTTTTCCACATCCGACAGTGTCGGAGCATATTGGTGATGTGGCAAAAGCTGTTTTTGGGAAAGCCATTCACCAATGA
- a CDS encoding catalase, with protein sequence MKGDCVDNSKSNQSNNVEGNAKDHQLEPFRVENEGTKMTTNQGLRVSNDEDSLKAGVRGPTIMEDFHLREKITHFDHERIPERVVHARGFAAHGEFELYESMAEYTKAKFLQDPKKKIPVFVRFSTVVGSLGSMDTARDVRGFATKFYTDEGNYDLVGNNIPVFFIQDAIKFPDLIHAVKPEPHNDMPQAASAHDTFWDFVASNQEIAHMVMWVMSDRAIPRSFRMMEGFGVHTFRFVNDKGRSRFVKFHWKPVLGVHSLVWDEAQIIAGKDPDFQRRDLWEAIEIGDYPEFELGIQILEPEDEFKFDFDILDATKLWPEELVPVKKIGKMTLNRNVDNVFAETEQVAFHPGNVVPGIDFTNDPLLQGRLFSYLDTQLIRLGGPNFAEIPINRPICPVHNNQRNGFSRQTINLGRVSYHKNSLANNTPATSTAREGGYVHYEEKVEGRITRARSKSFDDHFSQARLFWNSMSPPEKQHIIDAFSFEVGKVKSKSVRQQVVDMFVHVDKAMATTVADNVGVNRPSGEQSKVTASSPALSQANTIKLPYTLKVGVLIGDGFDANEVGEVLKYLTRQGVRYSIISDRLGVVTGNNGVQLTATDTFITTDAVLFDSLYVVGVKASNQAKFNTYIVNYINEAYRHFKPIGFAATGTTFFNMSNANVGPGIVLATGNKDFPKKFVAAIAQQRFWQRNIY encoded by the coding sequence ATGAAAGGGGATTGCGTGGATAACTCAAAGTCAAATCAATCCAATAATGTAGAAGGAAACGCAAAGGATCATCAACTTGAGCCGTTTCGTGTCGAGAATGAGGGCACGAAAATGACAACGAATCAGGGACTAAGGGTGTCCAATGATGAAGATTCGTTAAAGGCAGGTGTTCGTGGGCCGACAATTATGGAGGATTTTCATCTTAGAGAAAAAATTACCCATTTTGATCATGAGCGTATTCCAGAGCGTGTTGTACATGCCAGAGGTTTTGCAGCACATGGCGAGTTTGAATTATATGAATCCATGGCAGAGTATACGAAAGCGAAATTTTTGCAGGATCCGAAAAAGAAAATACCTGTGTTTGTCAGATTTTCGACAGTGGTAGGGAGCTTAGGGTCAATGGACACAGCTCGTGATGTACGTGGGTTTGCAACGAAGTTTTATACGGATGAGGGAAATTATGATTTAGTCGGTAATAATATACCTGTTTTTTTTATTCAGGATGCCATTAAGTTTCCCGATTTAATTCATGCTGTAAAGCCTGAGCCACACAATGATATGCCACAAGCTGCCTCCGCACACGATACTTTTTGGGATTTTGTAGCCAGTAATCAGGAAATTGCACATATGGTAATGTGGGTGATGTCTGACCGTGCCATTCCACGAAGCTTTCGTATGATGGAAGGCTTTGGCGTGCATACGTTCCGCTTCGTCAATGACAAGGGGAGATCAAGATTTGTTAAATTCCATTGGAAGCCTGTGTTAGGTGTGCATTCTCTTGTTTGGGATGAAGCCCAGATAATTGCTGGGAAGGACCCAGATTTTCAGCGACGAGATTTATGGGAAGCGATCGAAATTGGAGATTATCCAGAGTTTGAGTTAGGTATACAAATACTAGAACCTGAGGATGAATTTAAATTTGATTTTGATATTTTAGATGCGACAAAGCTTTGGCCAGAGGAACTAGTGCCAGTGAAGAAGATTGGAAAGATGACCTTAAATCGCAATGTGGATAATGTCTTTGCTGAAACAGAGCAAGTTGCGTTCCATCCAGGTAATGTTGTGCCAGGCATCGATTTTACCAATGATCCACTGCTACAAGGTCGACTCTTTTCTTATTTAGATACACAGTTGATTCGATTAGGGGGACCAAATTTTGCAGAGATTCCTATTAATCGTCCGATTTGCCCTGTGCATAACAATCAACGTAATGGCTTTAGTCGACAGACGATTAATTTAGGTAGGGTAAGCTATCATAAAAATTCACTAGCCAATAATACACCAGCCACTTCTACTGCAAGAGAAGGAGGATATGTTCATTATGAAGAAAAGGTTGAGGGGCGAATCACAAGAGCGCGTAGTAAATCCTTCGATGATCATTTTTCACAAGCAAGGCTCTTTTGGAATAGCATGTCCCCACCTGAAAAACAACATATTATTGATGCCTTTAGCTTCGAAGTAGGAAAAGTGAAGAGTAAATCAGTTCGTCAGCAAGTAGTGGATATGTTTGTCCATGTAGATAAAGCAATGGCTACAACAGTGGCAGACAATGTTGGTGTAAATCGTCCTAGCGGAGAGCAGTCCAAGGTAACAGCCTCTTCACCTGCACTGAGCCAAGCCAATACCATTAAACTACCTTATACACTGAAAGTAGGTGTCTTAATTGGTGATGGCTTTGATGCAAATGAAGTCGGGGAAGTATTGAAATATTTAACAAGACAAGGTGTACGCTACAGCATCATCTCTGATCGACTAGGTGTTGTGACAGGGAATAATGGTGTGCAATTAACGGCTACTGACACATTTATTACAACCGATGCTGTATTATTCGACTCGTTATATGTTGTTGGGGTAAAAGCAAGTAATCAGGCGAAATTCAATACTTATATCGTCAATTATATAAATGAAGCATATCGTCACTTTAAGCCCATAGGATTTGCTGCAACTGGCACAACCTTCTTCAATATGTCGAATGCCAATGTAGGACCAGGCATCGTGTTAGCGACAGGTAACAAAGATTTCCCGAAAAAGTTTGTAGCTGCCATTGCCCAGCAACGATTTTGGCAACGAAATATTTATTAA
- a CDS encoding NAD-dependent epimerase/dehydratase family protein — MNVLVTGGYGFIGSAVGRRFFEEGATVYIIDNLSTGHLRNVDFEHKSYLLNVEDEVCEHLFKEINFDVVVHCAAQTSVQQSIQEPVKDILTNIVGLSQMLFLSSKYKVQHFVFASSAAVYGDSHYPPLEESDVCEPISMYGLNKSIGETYCEKWQKDYRLPVLIYRFANVFGPRQQMQGEAAVIPSMLKSSMAGKPFTIYGDGEQTRDFIYVDDIADAIYAGVSARLQGTYNVSTNEAWSIHQVILLLQHLNHPLEIQYAPAREGDIEHSFLNNDKLANAIGWKPKTSFAEGIERTLHALQNEKLAEIQQNSG, encoded by the coding sequence ATGAATGTATTAGTGACAGGTGGCTATGGTTTTATTGGCAGTGCAGTAGGTAGGCGTTTTTTTGAAGAAGGTGCAACGGTTTATATTATTGATAATTTAAGTACGGGGCATTTACGGAATGTTGACTTTGAGCATAAATCCTATCTGTTAAATGTTGAGGATGAGGTTTGCGAGCATCTTTTTAAGGAAATAAACTTTGATGTGGTCGTCCATTGTGCAGCGCAAACGAGCGTGCAACAGTCTATCCAGGAGCCAGTAAAGGATATTTTGACCAATATAGTTGGGCTCAGCCAAATGCTTTTTTTATCATCCAAGTATAAGGTACAGCACTTTGTCTTTGCCTCCTCAGCAGCTGTTTATGGAGATAGTCACTATCCTCCATTAGAAGAATCAGATGTCTGTGAACCAATATCTATGTACGGATTAAATAAGAGCATTGGCGAAACCTACTGTGAGAAATGGCAAAAAGATTATCGTTTGCCTGTTCTCATTTATAGATTTGCCAATGTTTTCGGTCCAAGACAGCAAATGCAAGGTGAAGCAGCTGTGATTCCAAGTATGTTAAAAAGCAGTATGGCAGGTAAACCTTTTACGATTTATGGTGATGGTGAACAAACGCGTGATTTCATTTATGTTGATGATATTGCAGATGCTATTTACGCAGGTGTATCTGCACGTTTACAAGGTACGTATAATGTATCCACCAATGAGGCTTGGTCTATTCACCAAGTCATCTTACTGCTCCAACATTTAAATCATCCACTTGAAATTCAATATGCCCCAGCACGAGAAGGAGATATTGAACACTCGTTTTTAAATAATGACAAATTAGCCAATGCCATTGGTTGGAAGCCCAAAACTTCATTTGCAGAAGGAATCGAACGTACATTGCATGCGCTACAAAATGAAAAGTTAGCAGAAATTCAACAAAATAGTGGATAA
- a CDS encoding AAA family ATPase: protein MLVDFRVKNCLSYKDDTLFSMVAGSRLRKWKDTHTIQFDTLRLVKSAFIFGPNGSGKSNLFTAIKVLRSLLFNFENLNNVKQLRLPYQPFKLGRQQDKPTEFMISLFLDGALYDYEIQYNASQVLYERLVKTNRSMKEELFVRQWDGTEYSYETAQTTAQELTKYTRNNTAFLSVLHVFNDPDALKIFDWFLHKILFLDEANRLSSHPLIRKLEEEPFKKEVIKLLKIADLSIQDVTARRVERREKNTIGYEFDTPEVIQEVDIDLHYLSFDEAGKPIGTETINWTMDSKGTVRMLHLACVMVDAYNKGKTIFIDEFDTAFHVSICEFLMAIMNSKRNSRNQFVVTSHEIELLDQPLRSDQIWFVNKSFKNESELYSLFDFADLQKKRGDLSYAKRYMKGEFGATPVINEYLSEQYLEEAEVSEQ, encoded by the coding sequence ATGCTTGTAGATTTTAGAGTGAAAAATTGTTTGAGTTATAAAGATGATACGTTATTTTCAATGGTTGCGGGAAGTCGCCTACGAAAATGGAAGGATACCCACACAATCCAGTTTGATACACTTCGTCTTGTAAAAAGTGCATTTATTTTTGGCCCAAATGGAAGTGGGAAATCCAATCTTTTTACGGCTATTAAAGTATTGCGTTCCTTGCTTTTTAATTTTGAAAACTTAAATAATGTAAAGCAATTACGTTTACCCTATCAACCATTTAAGTTAGGAAGACAGCAAGACAAACCAACAGAGTTTATGATATCGCTTTTTTTAGACGGAGCTTTGTATGATTATGAAATACAGTATAATGCTTCTCAAGTTCTTTATGAACGTCTTGTGAAAACGAATAGGTCAATGAAGGAAGAACTGTTTGTCAGACAATGGGACGGTACAGAATATTCTTATGAAACAGCCCAAACAACAGCGCAGGAATTGACAAAGTACACACGAAACAATACAGCCTTTTTATCCGTATTGCATGTTTTTAATGATCCTGATGCATTAAAGATATTCGATTGGTTTTTACATAAAATTCTGTTTCTAGATGAAGCAAATCGGTTATCAAGTCATCCCCTTATTCGTAAACTTGAAGAGGAGCCCTTTAAAAAAGAAGTGATCAAACTTCTTAAAATTGCAGATCTTTCCATTCAAGATGTTACGGCTAGACGTGTGGAACGCAGAGAGAAAAATACAATTGGCTATGAGTTTGATACGCCTGAGGTGATTCAAGAAGTAGATATTGATCTACATTACTTATCATTTGATGAAGCAGGTAAACCGATAGGGACAGAAACAATTAATTGGACAATGGATTCTAAGGGCACAGTACGAATGCTACATTTAGCATGTGTGATGGTGGATGCTTATAATAAAGGAAAAACCATTTTTATAGACGAATTCGACACAGCATTCCATGTATCGATTTGTGAGTTTTTAATGGCTATTATGAATAGCAAACGCAATAGCCGTAATCAATTTGTCGTGACGAGTCATGAAATAGAATTACTTGATCAGCCACTACGATCCGATCAAATTTGGTTTGTGAATAAAAGCTTTAAAAATGAATCGGAACTATACTCCTTATTTGATTTTGCAGATTTACAAAAGAAACGTGGGGATCTTTCTTATGCGAAACGGTATATGAAAGGGGAATTTGGTGCAACGCCTGTCATTAATGAGTATTTATCCGAACAATATTTAGAAGAAGCGGAGGTATCTGAGCAGTGA